A window of the Nocardia sp. NBC_01329 genome harbors these coding sequences:
- a CDS encoding helix-turn-helix domain-containing protein has protein sequence MHTGKLIRDLRQARGWSQGRLADELAEHSGTSISREYISRRWESCRSVPSPFWLRHLAAVLDVPLAVMESDVNRRQFLSSLAATTVAPGVASDLLAEGFSARLKGAGPSVEAWADTLTTYGADYMTLGAAEIQKRLAVDLAVIQQQCDNPRMWAHVSRLMTLYAKTFPGSDGNRAVAWYRMAAESADRSGDADTRVWVRGRAAIALGYEGASLPVAAMFADQALAIDDRPSLGRLNAIYGKAHAASIAGDTDAARALDTEGRRVFDRAGSGDDEASDYAVPYWRLGVFRSLLRARLGDESDAVEAQDEARRLLPPTLPRFATHLELHRGLMLVRAGDRDGGVSYARAALDALPPEKHSLTLRMLMQEVAGPTT, from the coding sequence ATGCACACGGGCAAGCTCATTCGCGACCTGCGCCAGGCCCGCGGATGGTCACAGGGGCGCCTTGCCGACGAACTGGCCGAACACTCGGGCACATCGATCAGCCGCGAATACATCTCGCGGCGCTGGGAGTCCTGTAGATCGGTTCCGTCCCCGTTCTGGTTGCGGCACTTGGCCGCCGTACTCGATGTGCCGCTGGCAGTTATGGAGTCCGATGTGAACCGCAGACAGTTTCTGTCCTCTCTGGCCGCGACCACGGTCGCTCCGGGCGTCGCATCTGATCTGCTGGCGGAGGGGTTCTCCGCGCGATTGAAAGGTGCCGGGCCATCGGTGGAGGCGTGGGCAGATACCTTGACCACCTACGGCGCCGACTACATGACCCTGGGCGCCGCCGAGATCCAGAAGCGGCTCGCTGTCGACCTCGCAGTGATCCAGCAGCAGTGCGACAACCCGCGGATGTGGGCGCACGTGTCACGGCTGATGACGTTGTATGCCAAGACATTTCCCGGATCGGACGGCAACAGGGCCGTTGCCTGGTATCGAATGGCCGCCGAGTCGGCGGACCGGTCCGGTGATGCCGACACTCGTGTGTGGGTCCGGGGGCGGGCGGCCATCGCCCTCGGATACGAAGGCGCATCGTTGCCGGTGGCGGCCATGTTCGCGGACCAGGCTCTGGCTATCGACGACCGACCTTCGCTGGGCCGGTTGAACGCTATCTACGGCAAAGCGCATGCGGCATCGATCGCGGGAGACACCGACGCGGCGCGCGCTCTCGATACCGAGGGCCGCCGGGTGTTCGACCGGGCCGGTTCCGGAGACGACGAAGCATCCGATTACGCGGTTCCGTACTGGCGGCTGGGGGTCTTTCGATCGTTGTTACGCGCCCGGCTCGGTGATGAGTCGGATGCGGTGGAAGCCCAGGACGAAGCGCGTCGCCTGCTGCCTCCGACACTTCCCCGATTCGCCACCCATCTCGAGTTGCACCGGGGACTGATGCTGGTCCGGGCCGGTGATCGTGATGGTGGGGTTTCGTACGCTCGGGCGGCCCTGGATGCGCTACCACCGGAGAAGCACTCACTCACCCTCCGGATGCTGATGCAGGAAGTCGCCGGACCGACAACCTGA
- a CDS encoding FAD-binding oxidoreductase, with protein sequence MDLGELIDLLPAGAVLTDPGVLAGYRQDWAKDPAAGTPLAVVRATGTADVSATLRWAGEHRVPVVPRGAGSGLSGGATAVDGGIVLSTERMREISVDPVTRTAVVGPGLLNAEVKRTVAEYGLWYPPDPSSFEICSIGGNAATNAGGLCCVKYGVTTDYILGMEVVLADGTAVRLGGPRLKDSAGLSLTKMFVGSEGTLGVITELTLRLLPAQPAQSTVVASFATLPAAIDAILAVTGALRPAMLEFMDTVAINAVEDELRMGLDRDAAALLVARSDAPGEHAAQEARIMLEACRTAGATEAFDTADPDEGEAFTAARRYAIPAVERLGQLLLEDVGVPLPRLGDLVTGVAGIARRNEVTVSVIAHAGDGNTHPLIVHDPSDPDETERAHRAFGEIMELAIALGGTITGEHGVGRLKKAWLPDQLGPEVMDLTRRIKDALDPHGILNPGAVL encoded by the coding sequence GTGGACCTGGGTGAACTGATCGATCTCCTGCCCGCCGGCGCGGTGCTCACCGACCCCGGCGTCCTCGCCGGGTACCGGCAGGACTGGGCCAAGGACCCGGCAGCGGGGACACCGCTGGCCGTGGTCCGCGCGACCGGAACCGCCGATGTGTCCGCCACCCTGCGCTGGGCCGGTGAGCACCGGGTCCCGGTGGTGCCGCGCGGCGCGGGCTCCGGACTGTCCGGCGGGGCGACCGCGGTGGACGGCGGAATCGTGCTCAGCACCGAGCGGATGCGCGAGATCAGCGTCGACCCGGTCACCCGGACCGCCGTCGTCGGCCCCGGGCTGTTGAACGCCGAGGTCAAACGAACGGTCGCCGAATACGGGCTCTGGTATCCGCCGGACCCCTCGTCGTTCGAGATCTGCTCGATCGGCGGTAACGCCGCCACCAACGCGGGCGGCCTGTGCTGTGTGAAATATGGCGTGACCACCGACTACATCCTCGGTATGGAGGTCGTGCTGGCCGACGGCACCGCGGTCCGGCTGGGCGGTCCCCGGCTGAAGGATTCGGCCGGGCTGTCGCTCACCAAGATGTTCGTCGGCAGCGAGGGCACCCTCGGCGTCATCACCGAGCTCACCCTGCGACTGCTCCCCGCCCAGCCGGCCCAGAGCACCGTGGTCGCCTCGTTCGCGACCCTCCCCGCCGCCATCGACGCGATTCTCGCCGTCACCGGCGCATTGCGGCCCGCCATGCTGGAGTTCATGGACACCGTCGCCATCAACGCGGTGGAGGACGAACTACGGATGGGCCTGGACCGCGACGCCGCCGCACTGCTGGTCGCCCGGTCGGACGCCCCCGGCGAGCACGCCGCCCAGGAAGCCCGCATCATGCTGGAAGCCTGCCGGACCGCCGGGGCCACCGAGGCGTTCGACACGGCCGACCCGGACGAGGGCGAAGCCTTTACCGCGGCCCGCCGCTACGCGATCCCCGCGGTAGAACGGCTCGGTCAGCTACTGCTCGAAGACGTCGGGGTGCCGCTCCCCCGCCTCGGCGATCTGGTCACCGGTGTCGCCGGGATCGCCCGCCGCAACGAGGTCACCGTCTCGGTGATCGCGCACGCGGGGGACGGCAACACCCACCCGCTGATCGTGCACGATCCGTCCGACCCCGACGAGACCGAACGCGCGCACCGCGCCTTCGGCGAGATCATGGAACTGGCCATCGCCCTCGGCGGCACCATCACCGGAGAACACGGTGTGGGCCGGCTCAAGAAAGCTTGGCTGCCGGATCAGCTGGGACCCGAGGTGATGGATCTGACCAGGCGGATCAAGGACGCGCTGGACCCGCACGGCATCCTCAACCCCGGCGCCGTCCTCTGA
- a CDS encoding alpha/beta fold hydrolase: protein MTKNNTTSTFSKWTGMVAVDDTALAVTDTGGSGIPVVYLNGQFATQGYWKKVIAELGTEFRHITYDERARGRSQRSADYSFEVAVRDVDTVLAARGVAGPVLLVGWSYGAFVGAHWAARNPARTLGAVLVDGAFPYDWLDEAMEQRIRKLFKRLNWVMPLLRPTGLTPRMSAEQQAESNIEVGRISREIELGPVLDSITVPARYVVASGTSFGSKGDEQERIRTGLDAVILRNSNIRISAKVASNHGAILRKDFRAVAGAVREIVATGDHASSPKR from the coding sequence ATGACGAAGAACAACACCACCTCGACCTTTTCGAAGTGGACCGGCATGGTTGCGGTTGACGATACGGCCCTGGCCGTCACCGACACCGGCGGTTCCGGCATTCCCGTGGTCTACCTCAACGGCCAGTTCGCCACTCAGGGGTACTGGAAGAAGGTCATCGCCGAACTGGGCACCGAGTTCCGGCATATCACCTACGACGAACGGGCGCGGGGTAGATCCCAGCGTTCGGCGGACTATTCCTTCGAGGTCGCTGTCCGGGATGTCGATACCGTTCTGGCGGCCCGGGGCGTGGCCGGGCCGGTGCTGCTGGTGGGCTGGTCGTATGGGGCGTTCGTCGGGGCGCACTGGGCGGCCCGGAATCCGGCTCGCACCCTGGGTGCGGTGCTGGTCGACGGCGCGTTTCCGTACGACTGGCTCGACGAGGCAATGGAGCAGCGGATTCGCAAGCTTTTCAAGCGGCTGAACTGGGTGATGCCGCTGCTCCGTCCGACGGGTTTGACGCCGCGGATGAGCGCGGAGCAGCAGGCCGAGAGCAATATCGAGGTCGGTCGGATCTCGCGCGAGATCGAGTTGGGTCCGGTGCTGGACAGCATCACCGTACCGGCGCGGTATGTGGTTGCCTCGGGAACTTCCTTCGGAAGCAAAGGCGACGAGCAGGAACGGATCCGTACCGGTCTCGACGCGGTGATCCTCCGCAACTCGAATATCCGGATCAGCGCGAAGGTCGCGAGCAATCACGGCGCCATCCTGCGCAAGGACTTCCGTGCCGTCGCCGGTGCTGTGCGCGAGATCGTGGCGACCGGCGATCACGCGAGTTCGCCGAAACGGTAG
- a CDS encoding VOC family protein yields the protein MALSSFYPVIGTTRVAQARDFYTRWFGFEITFEADWYVSLRRAEGERHYELALLDPAHPTLPAGYRKPVQGLLLNFEVDDVDAEWERLVVQGGLRAELDIRSEDFGQRHFIVADPSGVLIDVITEIPPTGAYAEQFATGSTAQ from the coding sequence ATGGCACTCAGCAGCTTCTACCCGGTCATCGGCACCACACGCGTCGCGCAGGCACGCGATTTCTACACCCGATGGTTCGGTTTCGAGATCACCTTCGAAGCCGACTGGTACGTCAGCCTGCGGCGTGCGGAGGGCGAGCGGCACTACGAACTGGCCCTGCTCGACCCCGCACACCCGACCCTCCCCGCGGGCTACCGCAAACCTGTCCAGGGGCTGTTGCTGAACTTCGAGGTCGACGATGTGGATGCCGAGTGGGAACGGCTGGTCGTACAGGGCGGTCTGCGGGCCGAACTCGATATCCGCTCGGAGGATTTCGGGCAGCGGCATTTCATCGTCGCGGATCCGAGCGGTGTACTCATCGACGTCATCACCGAGATACCGCCCACCGGTGCATACGCCGAGCAGTTCGCCACCGGATCCACGGCGCAGTGA
- the cutA gene encoding divalent-cation tolerance protein CutA, which yields MSDTDLVDVTVSGPDEEWLAEFTQRLVTDRLAACGNIFPDVRSIYRWEGAVEDASEAVVVLHTRASLVPAIIERANSEHPDEVPQVVAVPVAAVNPAYGQWILDETAS from the coding sequence GTGAGCGATACCGATCTTGTGGACGTGACCGTCAGTGGACCCGACGAGGAGTGGCTGGCCGAGTTCACCCAGCGTCTCGTCACGGACCGGTTGGCGGCGTGCGGGAACATCTTCCCGGATGTGCGGTCGATCTACCGGTGGGAAGGTGCGGTGGAGGATGCCTCCGAGGCCGTCGTCGTACTGCACACCCGGGCGTCGCTCGTACCCGCGATCATCGAACGCGCCAATTCCGAACATCCCGACGAGGTTCCCCAGGTCGTCGCGGTCCCGGTAGCCGCGGTGAACCCCGCCTACGGACAGTGGATCCTGGACGAGACCGCGAGCTGA
- a CDS encoding maleylpyruvate isomerase family mycothiol-dependent enzyme yields the protein MTDTLDRTELTARLSEQFDALADLVSGLDENRWRTPSPLPGWTVFDVLSHVIGTESLLLGDEPPARDPQSPDIDVETLPHVRNEIGVLNEIWVQRLRPRPGAELLDLYREVTGRRRAALGAMDDAAWTTPSPSPIGEVPYARFMRVRLFDCWMHELDIADALGEQVDEGGTRGELAFAEFARSLPRVVAKRGKAPAGSLITLELTGPLARTLHIEIGDRARYTEAPAGEPTVRVELDSGLLVRLGGGRVDAESALDRITFRGDSGLGHQVVRNLAFTI from the coding sequence GTGACCGATACCCTCGACCGAACCGAACTCACCGCACGGTTGTCCGAGCAGTTCGACGCCCTCGCCGATCTGGTTTCCGGCCTCGACGAGAACCGTTGGCGCACACCGTCACCACTACCGGGATGGACCGTGTTCGATGTGCTGAGCCATGTGATCGGCACCGAATCGCTGCTGCTCGGGGACGAACCGCCGGCCCGTGATCCGCAATCCCCCGATATCGATGTGGAGACCCTGCCGCATGTCCGCAACGAGATCGGTGTCCTCAACGAGATCTGGGTGCAGCGGCTGCGTCCGCGGCCGGGCGCCGAACTGCTCGACCTGTACCGGGAGGTGACCGGCCGCCGCCGTGCGGCGCTGGGCGCCATGGACGACGCGGCATGGACTACGCCGTCTCCGTCGCCGATCGGCGAGGTGCCCTACGCGCGATTCATGCGGGTGCGGTTGTTCGACTGCTGGATGCACGAACTCGATATCGCCGACGCGCTGGGGGAACAGGTCGACGAGGGCGGCACGCGCGGTGAACTCGCCTTCGCCGAATTCGCGCGATCGCTGCCCCGGGTGGTCGCGAAACGCGGTAAGGCGCCGGCCGGTTCGCTGATCACACTGGAACTCACCGGACCGCTCGCACGGACCCTGCACATCGAGATCGGTGACCGCGCCCGCTATACGGAAGCGCCCGCCGGGGAACCCACCGTGAGGGTGGAACTGGACTCCGGCCTGCTGGTCCGGCTCGGCGGCGGCCGGGTCGATGCCGAATCGGCGCTGGACCGAATCACTTTCCGCGGCGATTCGGGGCTGGGCCACCAGGTGGTCCGCAATCTCGCGTTCACCATCTGA
- a CDS encoding NAD(P)/FAD-dependent oxidoreductase, which yields MTEQLENDYDVVVAGGGAAGLNGALMLARSRRRVVVIDAGQPRNAPADAVHGLLARDGTPPAELLETGRAEVRRYGGQVVSGRIIAAVRDGAGFAITLADGRAVRARRLLVTTGLTDELPDIPGLRERWGRDVLHCPYCHGWEVRDRAIAVLSRGPVSMHQVQLFRQLSDDVVYFTHDQPDPTPDAAERLAARGVRVVSGKVTGIETTDDRITGIRLADGTVVARDAIAVGTHMVARSEFLDSLGLVAIEHPGGFGRYLPSDATGRTEVPGVWAAGNVTDLPAQVGAAAAAGATAGAQINADLVEEEFDIAVATHRAGFTAAGEAELAESVNGSRGHGL from the coding sequence ATGACCGAGCAACTGGAGAACGACTACGACGTGGTAGTGGCAGGTGGTGGGGCGGCCGGTCTGAACGGGGCGCTCATGCTGGCGCGCTCGCGGCGCCGGGTGGTGGTGATCGACGCGGGGCAACCGCGCAACGCCCCCGCCGACGCAGTGCACGGACTGCTGGCGCGCGACGGGACACCGCCGGCGGAACTACTGGAAACCGGCCGGGCCGAGGTGCGCCGTTACGGCGGGCAGGTGGTGTCCGGCCGGATCATCGCCGCGGTTCGCGACGGTGCCGGTTTCGCGATCACCCTGGCCGACGGGCGAGCCGTCCGGGCCCGGCGGCTGCTGGTGACCACCGGGCTGACCGATGAACTGCCCGATATCCCGGGCCTGCGGGAACGCTGGGGCCGCGATGTGTTGCACTGCCCGTACTGCCACGGCTGGGAGGTGCGGGACCGGGCGATCGCGGTGCTGAGCCGCGGACCGGTATCGATGCACCAGGTGCAGTTGTTCCGGCAGCTGAGCGACGACGTCGTCTACTTCACCCACGACCAGCCCGATCCCACACCGGACGCCGCCGAACGTCTCGCCGCTCGCGGCGTGCGAGTGGTCTCCGGCAAGGTGACCGGAATCGAGACCACCGACGATCGGATCACCGGTATCCGGCTCGCGGACGGCACGGTCGTCGCGCGGGATGCCATCGCTGTCGGCACACATATGGTGGCCCGGTCCGAGTTCCTGGACAGCCTGGGTCTGGTGGCGATCGAGCATCCCGGCGGGTTCGGCCGCTACCTCCCCAGTGATGCCACCGGCCGCACCGAGGTACCGGGGGTCTGGGCCGCGGGCAATGTCACCGACCTCCCCGCGCAGGTCGGGGCGGCCGCCGCCGCGGGTGCCACGGCCGGCGCGCAGATCAACGCCGATCTGGTGGAAGAGGAGTTCGATATCGCGGTCGCCACACACCGCGCCGGTTTCACCGCCGCCGGGGAAGCCGAACTCGCGGAGTCGGTGAACGGTTCGCGAGGGCACGGCCTGTGA
- a CDS encoding GtrA family protein, which produces MWEIRFTRWCVAVVARLPWGLSRNVAPTFLGFALINGFTFGVDLLILTALRSGFGLPGWLSVSVGYLCAFALAFYLNRRLNFRSHAPVGRQAVTYAVVVLINYLAFILGVGAGLAALGVQYHLSRLLAGACEAAYMYSAMRWVVFRRR; this is translated from the coding sequence ATGTGGGAGATCCGGTTCACTCGATGGTGCGTGGCGGTGGTCGCGCGCCTGCCCTGGGGTCTGAGCCGGAATGTCGCCCCTACCTTCCTCGGCTTCGCGCTGATCAACGGCTTCACCTTCGGTGTCGACCTGCTGATTCTCACCGCCCTGCGCAGCGGATTCGGCCTGCCGGGCTGGTTGTCGGTATCGGTCGGCTACCTCTGCGCCTTCGCGCTGGCGTTCTATCTGAATCGGCGGCTGAACTTCCGCTCCCACGCGCCCGTCGGGCGGCAGGCGGTGACCTACGCGGTGGTCGTGCTGATCAACTATCTCGCGTTCATCCTGGGTGTGGGCGCCGGACTCGCCGCGCTCGGCGTGCAGTACCACCTCTCGCGATTGCTGGCCGGTGCGTGCGAGGCGGCGTACATGTACTCGGCCATGCGCTGGGTGGTCTTTCGGCGTCGCTGA
- a CDS encoding GNAT family N-acetyltransferase → MSTELRHNADDTRFEIYLDGTLAGYADYAETESPKVRNFHHTITFPEFRGRGVAAQVVKYALDETRTAGFEVAATCWYVDDYIGAHPEYADLVHR, encoded by the coding sequence GTGAGTACCGAACTCCGGCACAACGCCGACGACACCCGCTTCGAGATCTACCTCGACGGAACCCTGGCGGGCTATGCCGACTACGCGGAGACCGAGTCGCCGAAGGTCCGCAATTTCCACCACACCATCACCTTCCCGGAGTTCCGGGGGCGGGGTGTGGCCGCGCAGGTGGTGAAGTACGCACTGGACGAGACCCGTACCGCCGGCTTCGAGGTCGCGGCCACCTGCTGGTACGTCGACGACTACATCGGCGCCCATCCGGAATACGCCGATCTGGTCCACCGCTGA
- a CDS encoding TetR/AcrR family transcriptional regulator, whose product MAGSLRTQQREQTRRTMLHESRRLFATKGYAAVGLSEIVAAAGVTKGALYHNFDSKLALFRAVLEDIQSEVGDRVAAAADAESDPWTQLVTGCETFLTACTAPETQRIMLIDGPAVLGWQEWRAMDAAASARHLTEALTSLVDAGVIPPQPVVPLTHLLSGAMNEAALWLASTSDPGALPDTLASLRRILEAVRTAPVR is encoded by the coding sequence ATGGCAGGTTCGCTCCGCACTCAGCAGCGGGAACAGACCCGCCGAACCATGCTGCACGAGAGCAGACGACTTTTTGCTACCAAAGGCTATGCCGCCGTGGGTCTTTCGGAGATCGTCGCCGCCGCCGGGGTGACCAAGGGCGCGCTCTATCACAACTTCGACAGCAAACTCGCCCTGTTCCGAGCTGTCCTGGAAGACATCCAATCCGAGGTCGGTGACCGCGTCGCCGCCGCCGCGGATGCCGAATCCGACCCGTGGACCCAGCTCGTCACCGGCTGCGAGACCTTCCTGACCGCCTGCACCGCCCCGGAGACCCAGCGCATCATGCTGATCGACGGTCCGGCCGTCCTCGGCTGGCAGGAATGGCGCGCCATGGACGCGGCCGCCTCCGCCCGCCACCTCACCGAGGCCCTCACCTCGCTGGTGGACGCCGGCGTCATCCCGCCCCAGCCCGTAGTACCGCTCACCCACCTGTTGTCCGGTGCCATGAACGAGGCCGCCCTCTGGCTCGCCTCCACCTCCGACCCCGGCGCTCTCCCCGACACTCTCGCCTCATTACGCCGCATTCTCGAAGCCGTTCGCACCGCTCCGGTCCGCTGA
- a CDS encoding Type 1 glutamine amidotransferase-like domain-containing protein, with amino-acid sequence MRLFLASYRFGAHYDRFAALAGPPGPIAVIANACDAWGRARDAALTSELVPLRKLGFRPEEIDLREYPGRTADLKRRLAQFPTIWVRGGNTFVLRAQFARSGADRILPDLLAADALFYAGYSAGACVLSPDLTGLETADDPAEVPPACGIETIWDGLGVIDRPIVPHLGSPTDPEGAGDELAARYRAAGTPHWPLTDTDVVVRDGSGTRLYTG; translated from the coding sequence ATGCGACTTTTCCTGGCGAGCTACCGATTCGGCGCGCACTACGACAGGTTCGCCGCACTGGCCGGGCCACCGGGCCCGATCGCGGTGATCGCCAATGCCTGCGACGCCTGGGGTCGGGCCCGCGACGCCGCACTGACCAGTGAACTGGTGCCGCTGCGGAAGCTCGGCTTCCGGCCCGAAGAGATCGACCTGCGCGAATACCCCGGGCGCACTGCCGATCTGAAGCGGCGGCTGGCACAGTTCCCGACGATCTGGGTGCGCGGCGGCAATACCTTTGTGTTGCGCGCCCAATTCGCACGCAGCGGCGCGGACCGGATCCTCCCCGACCTCCTGGCCGCGGATGCGCTGTTCTACGCGGGTTACAGCGCGGGCGCCTGTGTGCTGAGCCCGGACCTGACCGGGCTGGAGACCGCCGACGATCCCGCCGAGGTACCGCCGGCCTGCGGTATCGAGACGATCTGGGACGGGCTCGGGGTGATCGACCGCCCGATAGTCCCGCATCTCGGCTCACCCACCGACCCCGAAGGTGCCGGTGACGAGCTCGCCGCCCGGTACCGCGCGGCGGGCACCCCGCACTGGCCGCTCACCGATACCGATGTGGTGGTCCGCGACGGCAGCGGAACCCGCTTGTACACAGGTTGA
- a CDS encoding Uma2 family endonuclease produces MAIETIAPAWMHEQITTAEYESWSDEQCAGIEIVDGMVVVSPSASKRHNRLARILANALDAAAGPDWNADTDFDVRLQDVPLNNRRPDVVVYRADTIDITPTRPEHVLLVAEVVSPGSETTDRIVKVEQYARAGIAFYWRIEQAATGVPLIYTSILDPATGSYRTGEMFTGIVKVSAPFTVEIDLGRI; encoded by the coding sequence ATGGCCATCGAGACGATAGCCCCCGCGTGGATGCACGAGCAGATCACAACGGCGGAGTACGAATCCTGGTCCGACGAGCAGTGTGCCGGGATCGAGATCGTGGACGGAATGGTGGTCGTGAGTCCCAGTGCATCGAAGCGGCACAACCGCCTGGCCAGGATCCTGGCGAACGCACTGGACGCAGCCGCCGGACCGGACTGGAACGCCGATACAGATTTCGATGTTCGTCTCCAGGATGTCCCATTGAACAATCGGCGGCCGGATGTCGTGGTGTACCGCGCGGATACGATCGACATCACGCCGACCCGCCCCGAGCACGTGCTGCTGGTTGCCGAAGTCGTGTCACCGGGATCGGAGACCACCGACCGGATAGTGAAGGTGGAGCAGTACGCGAGGGCCGGTATCGCGTTCTACTGGCGGATCGAACAAGCCGCGACCGGAGTTCCGCTGATCTACACCTCCATCCTCGATCCGGCGACCGGTTCCTATCGGACCGGGGAGATGTTCACCGGAATCGTCAAGGTTTCCGCCCCGTTCACCGTGGAGATCGATCTCGGCCGGATCTGA